The following proteins come from a genomic window of Euzebyales bacterium:
- a CDS encoding GntG family PLP-dependent aldolase: MIDLRSDTVTRPTAAMRRAMADAEVGDDVYGEDPTVNRLQETAAALFAKEAALLCPSGVMCNQAWLRVLARPGTEVVVEADAHVVNYEAGAGALLAGVQFRTVPGRRGLLDPADVADAIRPDVFPLTPTSLVWIEHTHNRGGGTWYPDATLTALRDVTAAAGVPLYMDGARVFNAAVAAGVTVADVASHVDALSFCLSKGLSAPVGSMMVGTADAIEEATTWRRRYGGAMRQAGVLAAAGLVALEQMVDRLADDHDRARRIANAAAEVAPAHVDVAQVQTNIVYLEDVPAAAIVAALREEGVLAGAMDAATVRLVTHSDVSAADCDSAADALRRVLSTAQLTAG, encoded by the coding sequence GTGATCGACCTGCGCAGCGACACCGTGACCCGACCGACCGCCGCCATGCGACGGGCGATGGCGGACGCCGAGGTCGGCGACGACGTCTACGGCGAGGACCCGACCGTCAACCGCCTGCAGGAGACGGCCGCCGCCCTGTTCGCCAAGGAGGCGGCGCTGCTGTGCCCCTCGGGCGTCATGTGCAACCAGGCGTGGCTGCGCGTGCTCGCACGGCCAGGGACCGAGGTGGTCGTCGAGGCCGACGCGCACGTCGTGAACTACGAGGCCGGTGCGGGCGCACTGCTGGCCGGCGTGCAGTTCCGGACCGTGCCGGGTCGTCGTGGCCTGCTGGATCCGGCCGACGTGGCCGACGCGATCCGGCCGGACGTGTTCCCGTTGACACCTACCTCACTGGTGTGGATCGAGCACACCCACAACCGGGGCGGTGGAACCTGGTACCCGGACGCGACGCTCACAGCGCTGCGGGACGTCACAGCCGCGGCCGGCGTGCCGCTGTACATGGACGGCGCGCGGGTGTTCAACGCGGCCGTGGCTGCAGGCGTGACGGTCGCCGATGTCGCATCCCACGTCGACGCGCTCAGCTTCTGCCTGTCGAAGGGGCTGTCGGCACCGGTCGGCAGCATGATGGTCGGCACCGCCGATGCGATCGAAGAGGCCACGACGTGGCGGCGTCGCTACGGCGGCGCGATGCGTCAGGCGGGTGTGCTCGCCGCGGCAGGGCTCGTGGCCCTCGAGCAGATGGTCGACCGGCTGGCCGACGACCACGACCGCGCGCGCCGGATCGCGAACGCCGCGGCTGAGGTCGCGCCAGCCCACGTCGACGTCGCGCAGGTGCAGACCAACATCGTGTACCTGGAGGACGTGCCGGCCGCGGCCATCGTCGCCGCGCTCCGCGAGGAGGGGGTGCTGGCCGGCGCGATGGACGCCGCGACCGTCAGGCTGGTCACCCACTCGGACGTGTCGGCGGCTGACTGCGACAGCGCCGCCGACGCGCTGCGTCGGGTGCTGTCGACCGCTCAGCTCACCGCGGGGTGA
- a CDS encoding discoidin domain-containing protein produces the protein MSCQICGAAAGAGQFCVDCGQPLPALLASTATAVSTKERERPSRNPWLEFQEIRLLACPRCGAPNSAARWQCARCQHTFVHDASADELSAEITPAPDEAAPAPTESAPWVALISVVVGMAAVAVAVAMMASRGVGPFASSEDAAPVALVKPAEVEVRTSGSGPGGVGIHVADGKLETAWRTSGAGPDEWIELRLGSETRIDHLLVWNGDQRDPETFDSFNRVRSVLITFPDGGKSYTAEFPDRSGNFRVDMPDPPVARRIDIKVTGVHGSNDHAALTEVEALIAGEAPDG, from the coding sequence ATGAGTTGTCAGATCTGCGGCGCGGCGGCCGGTGCTGGACAGTTCTGTGTCGACTGCGGTCAGCCGCTCCCTGCGTTGCTGGCGTCCACCGCCACGGCGGTGTCGACGAAGGAGCGGGAGCGTCCGAGCCGCAACCCGTGGCTGGAGTTCCAGGAGATCCGGCTGCTGGCATGCCCCAGATGCGGAGCACCGAACTCGGCTGCGAGATGGCAGTGCGCGCGGTGCCAGCACACCTTCGTCCACGACGCGTCGGCCGATGAGCTGTCCGCGGAGATCACCCCGGCGCCGGATGAGGCGGCACCTGCACCGACGGAGTCGGCGCCCTGGGTGGCGTTGATCTCGGTGGTCGTCGGCATGGCCGCCGTCGCCGTCGCCGTCGCCATGATGGCCTCGCGGGGTGTCGGACCCTTCGCGTCGAGCGAGGACGCGGCTCCCGTGGCGTTGGTCAAGCCCGCTGAGGTCGAGGTGCGTACGTCGGGGTCGGGCCCGGGCGGTGTGGGGATCCACGTGGCCGACGGCAAGCTCGAGACCGCGTGGCGGACCAGCGGCGCCGGCCCCGACGAGTGGATCGAACTGCGCCTGGGCTCCGAGACGAGGATCGACCATCTGCTCGTCTGGAACGGCGATCAGCGGGACCCTGAGACGTTCGACAGCTTCAACCGCGTCCGCAGCGTGCTCATCACGTTCCCGGACGGCGGCAAGAGCTACACCGCCGAGTTCCCCGACCGGTCCGGCAACTTCCGCGTCGACATGCCTGATCCACCCGTGGCCAGACGCATCGACATCAAGGTCACCGGCGTGCACGGGAGCAACGACCACGCGGCCCTGACCGAGGTCGAGGCGCTGATCGCCGGTGAGGCCCCGGACGGCTGA
- a CDS encoding glycine betaine ABC transporter substrate-binding protein → MSTPDTVAPAARQRVWRAVCLAVVVTIGVMASACTEAGAALSVVIGAGGTAEQQVLAALAHETVRRAGVPVELRDAGGGTTGMRRAALAGQIDLYWDYTGAAWTLGMREGAPPADPLESWERVAQADEDRGLRWLEPSAANATLALVVRRADLPAAGQPRGLGWLAGELSSGQRRLCADPDFIARGDGLASLAAEYGIDTAGMPRRAAGEADAIAAVAAGDCFAGLATATSGAARAADLVPVADELGVFPAFVIAPVVREGSPADRRLVTAALERVSAALDTPTMARLNAQVASGDDPSTVARGFLDALAEAEPTPRG, encoded by the coding sequence GTGAGCACCCCCGACACGGTCGCTCCGGCAGCACGTCAGCGCGTCTGGCGGGCCGTCTGCCTCGCGGTCGTCGTCACGATCGGGGTCATGGCCTCGGCCTGCACCGAGGCCGGAGCAGCGCTCTCGGTCGTCATCGGGGCGGGTGGCACGGCGGAGCAGCAGGTGCTCGCCGCGCTCGCACACGAGACCGTCCGGCGCGCCGGCGTGCCGGTCGAGCTGCGCGACGCGGGCGGTGGCACGACCGGGATGCGGCGGGCGGCGCTGGCAGGCCAGATCGATCTGTACTGGGACTACACCGGAGCGGCATGGACGCTGGGCATGCGCGAGGGCGCCCCTCCGGCCGACCCGCTCGAATCGTGGGAGCGCGTCGCGCAGGCCGATGAGGACCGGGGGCTGCGCTGGTTGGAGCCGTCGGCGGCGAACGCCACGCTCGCCCTGGTCGTGCGTCGGGCGGACCTGCCGGCCGCAGGCCAGCCGCGGGGACTCGGCTGGCTCGCCGGCGAGCTGTCGAGCGGACAGCGGCGCCTGTGCGCCGACCCCGATTTCATCGCGCGTGGCGACGGACTGGCGTCCCTCGCCGCGGAGTACGGCATCGACACCGCCGGCATGCCGCGTCGCGCGGCGGGCGAGGCGGACGCCATCGCGGCGGTCGCTGCGGGCGACTGCTTCGCCGGTCTGGCGACGGCGACTTCCGGTGCCGCTCGGGCCGCCGACCTGGTCCCTGTCGCCGACGAGCTCGGTGTGTTCCCGGCGTTCGTGATCGCCCCCGTCGTCCGCGAGGGATCGCCGGCCGACCGGCGCCTGGTCACCGCGGCACTCGAGCGGGTCTCGGCCGCGCTGGACACGCCCACGATGGCCCGGCTGAACGCACAGGTGGCGTCCGGCGACGATCCGTCGACCGTTGCGCGCGGGTTCCTCGACGCGCTGGCCGAAGCCGAGCCGACGCCCCGGGGTTGA
- a CDS encoding nitroreductase family protein, whose amino-acid sequence MQVEPTVAAEDVSPVTRPAPTDHAVVDVIAGRWSPRAFDPDRPVPRSTLVTLLEAARWAPSSGNAQPWRYLVFDDAVPDARERARDCLTPGNAWARRAPTLLVTLAARNWPGSDEANRHAIHDVGAASYALALQAVAEGLAVHQMAGFDAALARERFAIPDDMELMTFIAVGHPGSTASLDDKRRRRERAPRVRRPVRGTAFVGGWGGPGLTAVPRDQSPD is encoded by the coding sequence GTGCAGGTAGAACCGACCGTCGCGGCTGAGGACGTGAGCCCGGTGACCCGGCCGGCACCGACCGACCACGCGGTCGTGGACGTCATCGCCGGGCGCTGGAGCCCGCGCGCGTTCGATCCCGACCGGCCCGTGCCGCGCTCCACGCTCGTCACACTGCTGGAGGCCGCGCGTTGGGCGCCGTCGTCGGGCAACGCCCAGCCCTGGCGGTACCTGGTGTTCGACGACGCCGTTCCGGACGCGCGCGAACGGGCGCGGGACTGCCTGACGCCGGGCAACGCCTGGGCGCGGCGCGCGCCGACGCTGCTCGTCACGCTGGCCGCGCGCAACTGGCCGGGCAGCGACGAGGCGAACCGCCACGCCATCCACGACGTCGGTGCGGCCTCCTACGCGCTCGCTCTCCAGGCCGTGGCGGAGGGTCTGGCCGTCCACCAGATGGCCGGGTTCGACGCCGCCCTCGCGCGTGAGCGCTTCGCCATCCCCGACGACATGGAGCTGATGACGTTCATCGCCGTCGGGCATCCCGGGTCCACCGCGTCGCTCGACGACAAGCGCCGTCGGCGCGAGCGCGCACCGCGCGTGCGCCGGCCGGTGCGCGGCACGGCGTTCGTCGGTGGCTGGGGCGGTCCCGGGCTCACCGCCGTTCCGCGCGATCAATCGCCGGATTGA
- the aceE gene encoding pyruvate dehydrogenase (acetyl-transferring), homodimeric type: MPTQLPDEDPAETREWVASINAVIEREGTDRARFLLTRALQAAKAQGVNVPALTSTDYINTIPPELDPEFPGNEEIERRIRAFIRWNAAVMVTRAQRPGVGVGGHIATYASAASLYEVGHNWFFRGKEHDDRGDQIFYQGHASPGMYARAYLEGRISEDRLDLFRQEQTEGALASYPHPRLMPEFWEFPTVSMGLGPIASIYQARFNRYLHNRGFKDTNRQRVWCFVGDGEMDEPESQGALSVASREQLDNLTWVVNCNLQRLDGPVRGNGKIIQELESIFRGAGWNVIKVVWGRKWDRLLASDRTGALVEKMNETPDGQFQTYAASGGEYIKKNFFDSEELQRILAESDLTEDDLPVLDRGGHDYQKVYSAFKMATEHKGQPTVILAHTIKGWTLGPDFEARNATHQMKKLTKEALTKFRDRLGLDISDEELASDLPPYVHPGEDSDEMRYMRERREELGGPIPARVDDTRSIELPDHDAYGAIKGGSGDSEVATTMAFVRLVKDLLKHKELGPRIVPIIPDEARTFGMDSLFPKQKIYSPHGQRYDSVDREMLLSYKEATDGQILHEGLTEDGSMGSFIAAGTSYATHGEPMLPMYIFYSMFGFQRTGDLIWQAADQRARGFLLGATAGRTTLNGEGLQHEDGHSILLAATNPAVVTYDPAFPFEIAAIVEDGVNRMMSDDPDDVMYYITMYNEPVPQPGMPDDVDEADVVRGIYRFRAADGERSHRANILTSGSTAPGAMRAQEMLAEDWDVAADLWSVPGWVQLHRDGLAVDEHNRLHPDDEPRTAVVTDVLGEAGGPFVAVTDYQKAVPLLIAPWVPGRLGVLGTDGFGRSDTRPALRRHFQIDAESIVVAVLSELAAGGDIKPEVVGEAIEAYDLAGAESPYPEIAWGS; this comes from the coding sequence ATCCCGACGCAGCTCCCGGACGAGGATCCCGCGGAGACGCGTGAGTGGGTCGCGTCGATCAACGCGGTCATCGAGCGCGAGGGAACGGATCGGGCGCGGTTCCTGCTGACACGGGCGCTGCAGGCGGCGAAGGCGCAGGGCGTCAACGTCCCGGCGCTCACGTCGACCGACTACATCAACACGATCCCGCCGGAGCTCGACCCCGAGTTCCCCGGCAACGAGGAGATCGAGCGCCGGATCCGTGCGTTCATCCGCTGGAACGCGGCGGTGATGGTCACGCGCGCGCAGCGCCCCGGCGTCGGCGTCGGCGGCCACATCGCGACGTACGCGTCGGCCGCGTCGCTGTACGAGGTGGGCCACAACTGGTTCTTCCGGGGCAAGGAACATGACGACCGCGGCGACCAGATCTTCTACCAGGGCCACGCCTCGCCGGGCATGTACGCGCGCGCGTATCTCGAGGGCCGGATCAGCGAGGACCGGCTCGACCTGTTCCGCCAGGAGCAGACCGAGGGCGCACTGGCGAGCTATCCCCACCCGCGTCTCATGCCGGAGTTCTGGGAGTTCCCGACCGTCTCGATGGGGCTCGGTCCGATCGCGTCGATCTACCAGGCCCGGTTCAACCGGTACCTGCACAACCGTGGGTTCAAGGACACGAACCGTCAGCGCGTGTGGTGCTTCGTCGGTGACGGCGAGATGGACGAGCCGGAGTCCCAGGGGGCACTGAGCGTGGCGTCGCGGGAGCAGCTCGACAACCTCACCTGGGTCGTCAACTGCAACCTGCAGCGCCTGGACGGGCCGGTGCGCGGCAACGGCAAGATCATCCAGGAGCTCGAGAGCATCTTCCGTGGCGCCGGCTGGAACGTCATCAAGGTCGTGTGGGGTCGCAAGTGGGACCGCCTGCTGGCCAGCGACCGCACCGGCGCGCTGGTCGAGAAGATGAACGAGACCCCCGACGGCCAGTTCCAGACGTACGCCGCGTCCGGCGGTGAGTACATCAAGAAGAACTTCTTCGACTCCGAGGAGCTGCAGCGCATATTGGCGGAGTCCGACCTCACCGAGGACGATCTGCCTGTCCTCGACCGCGGCGGACACGACTACCAGAAGGTGTACTCGGCGTTCAAGATGGCCACCGAGCACAAGGGGCAGCCGACCGTCATCCTCGCGCACACGATCAAGGGGTGGACGCTCGGCCCGGACTTCGAGGCGCGCAACGCGACGCACCAGATGAAGAAGCTGACCAAGGAGGCGCTCACCAAGTTCCGCGACCGCCTGGGCTTGGACATCTCCGACGAGGAGCTGGCGAGCGACCTGCCGCCGTACGTCCATCCGGGTGAGGACTCCGACGAGATGCGCTACATGCGCGAGCGCCGCGAGGAGCTCGGTGGACCGATCCCCGCCCGCGTCGACGACACCCGGTCGATCGAGCTGCCCGACCACGACGCCTACGGGGCGATCAAGGGCGGATCGGGCGACTCCGAGGTCGCGACGACCATGGCGTTCGTGCGGCTGGTCAAGGACCTGCTGAAGCACAAGGAGCTCGGGCCGCGCATCGTGCCGATCATCCCCGACGAAGCGCGCACGTTCGGCATGGATTCGCTGTTCCCGAAGCAGAAGATCTACTCGCCGCACGGTCAGCGCTACGACTCGGTGGACCGCGAGATGCTGTTGTCCTACAAGGAGGCGACTGACGGTCAGATCCTCCACGAGGGTCTCACGGAGGACGGCTCGATGGGGTCGTTCATCGCCGCAGGCACGTCGTACGCCACCCACGGCGAGCCCATGCTGCCGATGTACATCTTCTACTCGATGTTCGGCTTCCAGCGCACCGGTGACCTGATATGGCAGGCCGCCGACCAGCGGGCCCGGGGCTTCCTCCTGGGCGCCACCGCCGGTCGCACGACGCTGAACGGTGAGGGCCTCCAGCACGAGGACGGCCACTCGATCCTGCTCGCGGCCACCAACCCTGCGGTCGTCACGTACGACCCGGCGTTTCCCTTCGAGATCGCGGCGATCGTCGAGGACGGCGTCAACCGCATGATGAGCGACGATCCCGACGACGTCATGTACTACATCACGATGTACAACGAGCCGGTCCCGCAGCCGGGGATGCCCGATGACGTGGACGAGGCGGATGTCGTGCGCGGCATCTACCGCTTCCGGGCGGCCGACGGCGAGCGCAGCCACCGCGCGAACATCCTGACCAGTGGCAGCACGGCACCGGGCGCGATGCGGGCGCAGGAGATGCTGGCCGAGGACTGGGACGTCGCGGCCGACCTGTGGAGCGTGCCGGGGTGGGTGCAGCTGCACCGTGACGGGCTCGCGGTCGACGAGCACAACCGGCTGCACCCAGACGACGAGCCGCGCACGGCGGTCGTGACCGACGTGCTCGGCGAGGCGGGTGGCCCGTTCGTCGCCGTGACCGACTATCAGAAGGCGGTGCCCTTGCTGATAGCCCCCTGGGTGCCCGGGCGGCTCGGTGTGCTCGGGACCGACGGCTTCGGTCGCTCGGACACCCGGCCCGCGCTGCGTCGCCACTTCCAGATCGACGCCGAGAGCATCGTGGTCGCCGTCCTGTCCGAGCTCGCCGCCGGCGGCGACATCAAGCCCGAGGTCGTCGGCGAGGCGATCGAGGCCTATGACCTGGCGGGCGCCGAGTCGCCCTACCCAGAGATCGCGTGGGGGAGCTGA
- a CDS encoding lysophospholipid acyltransferase family protein codes for MELVYRPVVAFARTAFALMGWRVHTSGIEHLPATGPAVLASNHVGYLDFAFLGRAALERDRLVRFMAKREVFDHPLAGPLMRGMHHLPVDRFGGAVAAIDTAVDALRAGQVVGLFPEGTISRSFVPARPKTGAVRIAMRAAAPLVPAAVWGSQRILTKGRDPNWQRNVPIVIACGASIPYDADDDPADVTDELIRRITGLANAAAAAYPDQPADDDDRWWLPAHLGGTAPTVVEAEEMAARERAERMARRRGERAGGTTS; via the coding sequence ATGGAACTGGTCTACCGCCCGGTGGTCGCGTTCGCGCGCACCGCGTTCGCGCTGATGGGGTGGCGTGTGCACACGTCCGGCATCGAGCACCTGCCCGCGACCGGGCCGGCCGTGCTGGCGTCCAACCACGTCGGCTACCTCGACTTCGCCTTCCTCGGGCGGGCGGCCCTGGAACGTGACCGACTGGTGCGGTTCATGGCCAAGCGGGAGGTCTTCGACCACCCGCTGGCGGGCCCCCTGATGCGTGGCATGCACCACCTGCCAGTGGACCGGTTCGGCGGCGCAGTCGCCGCCATCGACACGGCGGTCGACGCCTTGCGCGCCGGCCAGGTCGTCGGGCTGTTCCCCGAGGGCACGATCAGCCGATCCTTCGTGCCGGCGCGGCCCAAGACCGGTGCGGTCAGGATCGCGATGCGCGCTGCCGCTCCGCTCGTGCCGGCGGCGGTGTGGGGCAGCCAGCGCATCCTGACGAAGGGACGCGACCCCAACTGGCAGCGCAACGTGCCGATCGTGATCGCCTGCGGCGCGTCGATCCCGTACGACGCCGATGATGACCCGGCCGACGTCACCGACGAGCTGATCCGCCGCATCACCGGCCTGGCGAACGCGGCGGCCGCGGCCTATCCCGACCAGCCCGCCGACGACGACGACCGGTGGTGGCTCCCGGCCCACCTGGGGGGCACGGCACCGACGGTCGTCGAGGCCGAGGAGATGGCCGCCCGCGAGCGCGCCGAGCGCATGGCCCGCCGGCGCGGGGAGCGCGCCGGCGGGACCACGTCCTGA
- a CDS encoding DNA polymerase IV — translation MGDRHERPPEPILHVDMDAFYASVEVRDDPRLRGRPVIVGGTGGRGVVASASYEARRFGVTSAMPVSQALRRCPSAVVIPPRFDAYGAASDALADIFRSVTPLVEPLALDEAFLDVSGSARLFGAPVDIAAGLRRRIAQELHLPASVGVAPNKFLAKLCSRRAKPDGLLHLARGDVDAFLVGLDIAELPGVGEQTARQLAAAGIHRVSDLRAVEEHAIARLVGVATAHRLRELAHGVDERTVMADVAAKGLSAEETFSVDLVDVAEVRHALLALSERVARRLRAAEVRARTVTLKVRDADFSTRTRSRTLPVATAEAVTLHATVMELLPTAWTPPAAVRLLGVGAAQLLEGDRGVQLDLLDGGRWSDAERVADAVRAQFGPAALIRGALLDRGRAANSAPSRDDLPH, via the coding sequence GTGGGTGACCGCCACGAACGACCGCCCGAGCCGATCCTGCACGTCGACATGGACGCGTTCTACGCGTCGGTCGAGGTGCGCGACGACCCACGGCTGCGCGGGCGACCGGTGATCGTCGGCGGCACCGGTGGGCGCGGTGTCGTCGCGAGTGCGTCATACGAGGCCCGCCGGTTCGGAGTCACGTCGGCCATGCCGGTCAGCCAGGCGCTGCGGCGCTGCCCTTCGGCGGTCGTCATCCCTCCGCGCTTCGACGCATACGGCGCGGCGTCGGACGCGCTGGCCGACATCTTCCGCTCGGTGACGCCCCTGGTCGAGCCGCTGGCGCTGGACGAGGCGTTCCTCGACGTCTCGGGCAGCGCCCGGCTGTTCGGCGCCCCGGTCGACATCGCGGCCGGCCTGCGGCGCCGCATCGCCCAGGAGCTCCACCTGCCGGCCAGCGTCGGCGTCGCGCCGAACAAGTTCCTCGCCAAGCTGTGCAGCCGCCGCGCCAAGCCCGACGGGCTGCTGCACCTCGCGCGTGGCGACGTCGACGCGTTCCTCGTCGGTCTCGACATCGCCGAGCTGCCGGGCGTGGGGGAGCAGACCGCACGACAGCTCGCAGCGGCCGGGATCCACCGTGTCAGCGACCTGCGTGCCGTGGAGGAGCACGCGATCGCCAGGCTGGTCGGGGTCGCGACGGCGCACAGGCTGCGCGAGCTCGCCCACGGTGTGGACGAACGCACCGTCATGGCGGACGTCGCCGCGAAGGGTCTCAGTGCCGAGGAGACGTTCTCGGTGGACCTCGTCGACGTCGCCGAGGTGCGGCACGCGCTCCTCGCGCTGAGCGAGCGCGTCGCCAGACGCCTGCGGGCCGCCGAGGTGCGGGCCCGCACCGTGACGCTCAAGGTGCGCGACGCCGACTTCTCGACCCGTACGCGGTCGCGCACGTTGCCGGTCGCGACCGCCGAGGCGGTCACGCTCCACGCCACCGTCATGGAGCTGCTGCCCACCGCCTGGACGCCGCCCGCGGCGGTGCGCCTGCTCGGCGTCGGTGCCGCGCAGCTGCTCGAGGGCGACCGCGGCGTCCAGCTGGATCTGCTGGACGGTGGACGCTGGAGCGACGCGGAGCGTGTGGCCGATGCCGTCCGCGCCCAGTTCGGACCGGCGGCGCTGATCAGGGGTGCGCTGCTGGACCGGGGGAGGGCCGCGAACAGTGCGCCGTCCCGGGACGACCTACCCCACTGA
- a CDS encoding DUF3040 domain-containing protein: MALSDRERQILSDIEARLREDDPKLAKAVGTKTVSSEARRRVKLAAAGFVLGFVVMLFFVQSLWFGVAGFAIMLATAVYGGQTLKQLGQQQTNKLGGQLREGFDRYFQDRRRRDELDR; this comes from the coding sequence ATGGCCCTCTCGGATCGTGAGCGGCAGATCCTCAGCGACATCGAAGCGCGGTTGCGCGAGGATGACCCGAAACTCGCGAAGGCCGTCGGTACGAAGACGGTCTCGTCGGAGGCGAGACGCAGGGTCAAGCTCGCGGCCGCCGGGTTCGTGCTCGGGTTCGTCGTGATGCTGTTCTTCGTCCAGAGCCTCTGGTTCGGAGTCGCCGGGTTCGCCATCATGCTGGCGACCGCGGTGTACGGCGGACAGACCCTGAAGCAGCTCGGGCAGCAGCAGACCAACAAGCTCGGCGGGCAGCTGCGCGAGGGGTTCGACCGCTACTTCCAGGACCGGCGGCGCCGCGACGAGCTCGACCGCTGA